The Pontibacter korlensis sequence ACTGGAAGTCAAAGAACTAAAGCGGATGAAGGAATTGGAGGAGGAGAACGCTCGCCTCAAGAAGATGTTCGCCGAGCTCTCGCTGGTGCACCACGCCCTCAAGGACGCTGTGGAAAAAAAGGTACTGTCTTGAAAGTCAAGAATTTTAGTTGCATTTTTCTTATCTGTTCCTTATCTTTAGTCTACCTGAAAGAGAGCTCCCGGGCCGACTGGTAGGGGAAGTTCATCTTGTGTAGCCCTGGCCTGAGCCGGGGCTATTTCTTTTTCCCCTGTCCCTGGCTCCGTTTCTTCTGTTATTGCGTCTTTGTCAGCTTCGCTGACACCTGAAAGAGAGGCTCCGGCCTCCTGGATGAGGTTGTTGTTTTCAGTTTCCTCCTGCTTTTGCCCATACTGCGGGTCAAAGGCCTGGTTCCTTTTCCAGAGGGTGTAGATGAGCACGAGCAGCTTCTTTTGCACGGCCACGTAAGCCACCATCTTCCTCTTTCCCTTGCCTGTCAGGCGCTCATACAGGGCCCGGCAGACGGGCACCTTGCGGCTCACGGCATTGAGTGCCGGCATATGCAGTATGCGCCTGATATGGCTATTGCCCTGCTTAGAGATCTTCTCTCGGCCCACCCTGTTGCCCGACTGGTTCTCCACCACGTCATAGCCGGCGTAGCTGACCAGCTGCTTGTGGCTGGTGAACAGGGCAAAGCCGTTGGTCTCGGCCACCAACGTGGCCGCTGTCAGCAGGCCTACTCCCGGAATAGTAGTGATTTTCTGTATCCGCTCCTCCAGCTGCGCATCGGCCTGCAGGGTGGCCTTGATCTCCCGGGCGATCTGCTGCAGCTGCGCCTCGTAGAGCTGCAGGGTTTTGTTAAGCCTTCGCTGCGTGCCCTTGCCGGGCAGCATGGCGTGGGACTCGGCGTGGAGGCGATTGATAGCCTCTGTTCGCATCAGCTGCACCTGCTCATGCTCCCTGGTAAGCTTGCGCAACAGGTAGAGCTGGGGGCTCATCGGCTGCCAGGGCGCCAGGTGCCGTTCCGCGCCCATGTGGGCCAGGGCCTTGGCGTCGATCCGGTCGTTCTTGGACTTGTGGCCCAGGCTCTGGGCAAACTTCCTGGCCCGGTTGGGCAGCATCACTACTACCTGGCGACCCTGCTGGTGCAGCCGCCAGGCCAGGTTCTCGTAGTACACCCCGGTGGCCTCCATGATAAAGACGAGCTGCGCTTGCGGGTTTTCCCATTTGCCCGCCCAGCGGCTGAACTCAGCAAAGCCTGTGGGG is a genomic window containing:
- a CDS encoding transposase, whose protein sequence is MTTAAFYKWRQRYAGLEVKELKRMKELEEENARLKKMFAELSLVHHALKDAVEKKVLS
- a CDS encoding IS110 family transposase, with amino-acid sequence MMILKQSVSADIAKDKFDACFSVLTAEHRVVVKATRQFANTPTGFAEFSRWAGKWENPQAQLVFIMEATGVYYENLAWRLHQQGRQVVVMLPNRARKFAQSLGHKSKNDRIDAKALAHMGAERHLAPWQPMSPQLYLLRKLTREHEQVQLMRTEAINRLHAESHAMLPGKGTQRRLNKTLQLYEAQLQQIAREIKATLQADAQLEERIQKITTIPGVGLLTAATLVAETNGFALFTSHKQLVSYAGYDVVENQSGNRVGREKISKQGNSHIRRILHMPALNAVSRKVPVCRALYERLTGKGKRKMVAYVAVQKKLLVLIYTLWKRNQAFDPQYGQKQEETENNNLIQEAGASLSGVSEADKDAITEETEPGTGEKEIAPAQARATQDELPLPVGPGALFQVD